A stretch of Elephas maximus indicus isolate mEleMax1 chromosome 20, mEleMax1 primary haplotype, whole genome shotgun sequence DNA encodes these proteins:
- the LOC126064083 gene encoding olfactory receptor 5D18-like, whose translation MLLSDRNKSVATFTLLGFSDCPELMVPLFLVFLAIYSVTVVGNLGMIVIIRINAILHTPMYFFLSHLSFVDFCYSSIVAPKMLVNLAVEDRTISFLGCVVQFFLFCTFVVTESFLLAVMAYDSFVAICNPLLYTVAMSQRCCAMLVVGSYAWGIACSLVLTCSALKLSFHGFNIINHFFCEFSSLLSLSSSDTSLSQLLLFIFATFNEVSTLLIILTSYVSIVVTVLKMRSASGRRKAFSTCASHLTAITIFHGTILFLYCVPNTKNSRSTIKVASVFYRVVTPMLNPLIRLRNKDVKNIVIKIMDTKVFSH comes from the coding sequence ATGTTATTGTCAGACAGAAATAAAAGCGTGGCCACATTCACCCTTTTGGGCTTCTCAGATTGCCCAGAACTGATGGTTCCCCTCTTCTTGGTATTTCTGGCCATCTACAGTGTCACCGTTGTAGGGAATCTTGGGATGATTGTAATCATCAGAATTAACGCCATACTGCatacccccatgtactttttcctcagccatCTCTCATTTGTGGATTTCTGCTATTCCTCCATCGTTGCTCCCAAGATGCTGGTGAACCTAGCTGTAGAAGACAGAACCATTTCATTTTTAGGATGTGTAGTgcaattctttctcttttgtaccTTTGTGGTGACTGAATCCTTTCTATTAGCTGTAATGGCCTATGACAGCTTTGTGGCCATTTgcaaccctctgctctacacagttGCCATGTCCCAGAGATGCTGCGCTATGCTGGTGGTGGGATCATATGCATGGGGAATAGCATGTTCCTTGGTTCTGACATGCTCTGCTTTGAAATTATCTTTTCATGGTTTCAACATAATCAATCACTTCTTCTGTGAGTTCTCCTCACTtctgtctctttcttcctctgataCTTCTCTTAGTCAGTTGTTGCTTTTCATCTTTGCCACTTTTAATGAGGTGAGTACATTACTCATCATCCTCACATCTTATGTGTCCATCGTTGTCACCGTCTTGAAAATGCGTTCAGCCAGTGGTCGTCGTAAGGCGTTCTCTACCTGTGCCTCTCATCTGACTGCCATCACTATCTTCCATGGCACCATCCTGTTCCTCTACTGTGTGCCCAACACCAAAAACTCCAGAAGTACCATCAAAGTAGCCTCTGTGTTTTACAGAGTGGTGACCCCCATGTTGAATCCGTTGATCCGTttgaggaataaggatgtcaagAATATAGTCATCAAGATAATGGACACTAAAGTCTTTTCTCATTGA